One part of the Pandoraea faecigallinarum genome encodes these proteins:
- the tgt gene encoding tRNA guanosine(34) transglycosylase Tgt, which produces MLKFELITTDGQARRGRVTLNHGVVETPIFMPVGTYGSVKAMSPAELVENNAQIILGNTFHLWLRPGLETIAAHGGLHRFMGWDRPILTDSGGFQVFSLGDLRKISEDGVKFASPVNGDRLFLSPEISMQIQRVLNSDIVMQFDECTPYEIDGRPATEVEAGQSMRMSLRWARRSIDEFNRLENPNALFGIVQGGMYEHLRDESLAGLSELDFHGYAIGGLSVGEPKEDMMRVLEHVAPRLPANKPHYLMGVGTPEDLVAGVAAGVDMFDCVMPTRNARNGWLFTRFGDLKVRNASHKADTRPVDETCGCYTCRNFSRAYLHHLQRAGEILGARLNTIHNLHYYLTLMQEIRDAIEAHRFDAFVAGFKADRARGVH; this is translated from the coding sequence ATGCTCAAGTTCGAACTCATCACCACCGACGGGCAAGCCCGCCGGGGACGCGTCACGCTCAACCATGGCGTGGTCGAGACGCCCATCTTCATGCCGGTCGGCACTTACGGCTCGGTCAAGGCGATGTCGCCGGCCGAACTGGTCGAGAACAACGCCCAGATCATCCTCGGCAACACCTTCCACCTGTGGCTGCGCCCCGGGCTGGAGACGATCGCCGCGCATGGCGGCCTGCACCGCTTCATGGGTTGGGACCGCCCGATTCTCACGGATTCCGGCGGTTTTCAGGTGTTCAGTCTGGGCGATCTGCGCAAGATCAGCGAAGACGGTGTGAAATTCGCGTCTCCGGTCAACGGCGACCGTCTCTTTCTCTCGCCCGAAATCTCGATGCAGATCCAGCGCGTGCTCAATTCGGACATCGTCATGCAATTCGACGAGTGCACGCCGTACGAGATCGACGGCCGTCCGGCCACGGAAGTGGAAGCCGGGCAGTCCATGCGCATGTCGCTGCGCTGGGCCCGGCGCTCCATCGACGAATTCAACCGCCTTGAGAACCCGAACGCGCTGTTCGGCATCGTTCAGGGCGGCATGTACGAACATCTGCGCGACGAGTCGCTCGCCGGCCTGTCCGAGCTCGATTTCCACGGCTACGCCATCGGCGGGCTGTCGGTCGGAGAGCCGAAGGAAGACATGATGCGCGTGCTGGAACACGTGGCGCCGCGTCTGCCGGCGAACAAGCCGCACTATCTGATGGGCGTGGGCACGCCGGAAGACCTGGTGGCCGGGGTGGCCGCAGGCGTCGACATGTTCGACTGCGTGATGCCGACCCGCAACGCGCGTAACGGCTGGCTCTTCACGCGCTTCGGCGATCTGAAGGTGCGCAACGCGTCGCACAAGGCGGATACCCGTCCCGTGGACGAAACTTGCGGATGTTACACCTGTCGAAACTTCTCGCGCGCCTATCTGCACCACTTGCAGCGAGCCGGGGAGATTCTGGGTGCGCGGCTCAACACCATCCACAACCTGCATTACTATCTCACGCTGATGCAGGAAATCCGGGATGCCATCGAAGCGCACCGGTTCGACGCGTTCGTCGCCGGGTTCAAGGCCGATCGCGCGCGCGGCGTGCACTGA
- the queA gene encoding tRNA preQ1(34) S-adenosylmethionine ribosyltransferase-isomerase QueA: MYTLSDFDFDLPPELIAQTALAERTASRLLEVDGSVTPPHLYDRHFADLPGLLAPGDLLVFNDTRVIKARLFGQKASCGKIEVLVERVVGTRTVLAQIRASKSPAPGTVLRLADAFEVTVGERVEPFYTLHFPADCYTLLETYGRLPLPPYIEHDADAADETRYQTVYARNPGAVAAPTAGLHFDDGLFARLDALGVERAALTLHVGAGTFQPVRVDNIGEHKMHSEWYEITPALVDAIAATRARGGRVIAVGTTSMRALESGAQAALANGGAPGALRAGSAETDIFITPGYRFQIVDRLITNFHLPKSTLLMLVSAFSGMETIRAAYRHAIEQRYRFFSYGDAMILSRVEIRHPPKAAA, translated from the coding sequence ATGTATACCCTTTCCGATTTCGATTTCGACCTGCCGCCCGAACTGATCGCGCAGACCGCGCTCGCGGAGCGCACCGCCAGCCGCCTGCTGGAGGTCGACGGCAGCGTCACGCCGCCCCATCTGTACGACCGGCACTTCGCCGACCTGCCCGGCCTGCTCGCCCCTGGCGATCTGCTCGTGTTCAACGACACGCGCGTCATCAAGGCGCGTCTGTTCGGCCAGAAGGCAAGCTGCGGCAAGATCGAAGTGCTGGTCGAGCGCGTCGTCGGCACGCGCACCGTCCTCGCCCAGATCCGCGCCAGCAAGAGCCCCGCGCCGGGCACCGTGCTGCGTCTGGCCGATGCCTTCGAGGTCACGGTCGGCGAACGCGTGGAGCCGTTCTACACGCTGCATTTCCCCGCCGACTGTTACACGCTGCTCGAAACGTACGGACGTCTGCCGCTGCCGCCATACATCGAGCACGATGCCGACGCCGCCGACGAAACCCGTTACCAGACCGTCTACGCCCGCAACCCGGGCGCCGTGGCCGCGCCGACCGCCGGCCTGCACTTCGACGACGGCCTGTTCGCTCGTCTCGATGCACTGGGCGTCGAGCGCGCCGCGCTGACGTTGCACGTCGGTGCGGGCACGTTCCAGCCGGTGCGGGTGGATAACATCGGCGAGCACAAGATGCACTCGGAGTGGTACGAAATCACGCCGGCACTGGTCGACGCCATCGCAGCCACCCGTGCCCGAGGCGGCCGCGTGATCGCCGTGGGCACGACGTCCATGCGCGCCCTGGAGTCGGGCGCTCAGGCCGCGCTGGCCAACGGCGGCGCCCCGGGCGCACTGCGCGCGGGCAGCGCCGAGACGGACATCTTCATCACGCCGGGCTACCGCTTCCAGATTGTGGATCGTCTGATTACCAACTTCCACTTGCCCAAATCGACGTTGCTCATGCTCGTGTCGGCGTTCTCGGGCATGGAGACGATCCGCGCGGCCTACCGCCACGCCATCGAACAGCGGTACCGCTTCTTCAGCTATGGCGACGCGATGATCCTCTCACGCGTCGAAATCCGGCACCCGCCGAAAGCCGCCGCCTGA
- the recG gene encoding ATP-dependent DNA helicase RecG: MTERRMPASVPDDASADLVDFADAASPRAGAPARPAGKTAGRGAKDSAQSAATAVTAPATQAGADVAAAQTSKASKASKAAGKGKDGRPAAKKAAGSADKLAKLGLKRDIDLILHLPMRYEDETTLRKIGEVLPSELAQVEGVVTSSEVAYRPRRQWVVRIADDGHELVLRFLKFYGSQQKQLAIGTRVRVRGEVRGGFFGLEMVHPAYRVVQDAAAPLPESLTPVYPSVAGLSQAYLRKAIHNAMDRTPLPELLPPGLLQDAIGPDHPLPALADAVRLLHAPPPNVSETALMERSHPAWLRIKCEELLAQQLSLKRAQAARRRLRAPALGEHVPGGLLERFEAALPFRLTGAQQRVWTEIRADLAEAHPMQRLLQGDVGSGKTIIAALAAAQAIDAGFQAAIMAPTEILAEQHLRKLSAWLTPLGVQVAWLAGSMKVKEKREALARVASGEAQLIIGTHAIIQDTVTFARLGMAVVDEQHRFGVAQRLALRSKMQTAGMGPEAMPHQLMMSATPIPRTLAMTYYADLDVSVIDELPPGRSPVVTKLISDTRRPEVIDRVRAAALAGRQVYWVCPLIEESEALQLQTAVDTHAQLVAALPELRVGLVHGRLSPAEKAAVMEDFTRGDTHLLVATTVIEVGVDVPNASLMVIEHAERFGLAQLHQLRGRVGRGSAESVCLLMYASPLSIGAKARLQTMRETTDGFVIARRDLEIRGPGEFLGARQSGAAMLRFVDLNEDAWLIPGAQDAAQALLKSHPGAVAAHLERWLGAREDYLKA, from the coding sequence ATGACCGAACGCAGAATGCCAGCCTCCGTGCCTGACGACGCCTCCGCCGACCTCGTGGACTTTGCCGACGCCGCGAGCCCGCGGGCGGGCGCCCCCGCCCGTCCCGCGGGGAAAACGGCCGGACGCGGTGCAAAGGACAGTGCCCAAAGCGCAGCCACGGCAGTCACCGCGCCAGCCACGCAAGCCGGTGCGGACGTTGCCGCAGCGCAGACCTCCAAAGCCTCCAAGGCCTCCAAAGCCGCCGGCAAAGGCAAGGACGGCAGGCCTGCCGCAAAAAAAGCCGCGGGCAGCGCCGACAAGCTCGCGAAGCTCGGCCTCAAGCGCGACATCGATCTGATCCTGCATCTGCCGATGCGCTACGAGGACGAGACCACGTTGCGCAAGATCGGCGAAGTGCTGCCGAGCGAACTCGCGCAGGTCGAAGGCGTGGTGACGTCGAGCGAAGTCGCCTATCGTCCGCGACGCCAATGGGTGGTACGCATTGCCGACGACGGTCACGAATTGGTACTGCGTTTTCTGAAATTTTACGGCAGTCAGCAAAAGCAGCTCGCCATCGGTACCCGGGTGCGCGTGCGCGGCGAAGTCCGTGGCGGCTTCTTCGGACTGGAGATGGTGCATCCTGCATATCGCGTGGTGCAGGACGCCGCCGCGCCGCTGCCCGAATCGCTCACGCCGGTGTACCCGAGCGTGGCCGGTCTGTCGCAGGCCTACCTGCGCAAAGCCATCCACAACGCGATGGATCGCACGCCGTTGCCCGAATTACTGCCCCCCGGATTGCTGCAAGACGCGATCGGGCCGGACCATCCGCTGCCCGCGCTCGCGGACGCGGTCCGGCTGCTCCACGCGCCGCCGCCCAACGTCTCCGAGACGGCGCTCATGGAGCGCTCGCATCCGGCGTGGTTACGCATCAAGTGCGAGGAGTTGCTCGCGCAGCAGCTCTCGCTCAAACGGGCGCAGGCAGCACGTCGGCGCCTGCGCGCGCCTGCGCTTGGCGAACATGTGCCGGGTGGCCTGCTCGAACGCTTCGAAGCTGCGCTGCCGTTCCGTCTGACGGGCGCCCAGCAACGCGTGTGGACCGAGATCCGGGCCGATCTGGCCGAGGCGCATCCGATGCAGCGGTTGTTGCAGGGTGACGTCGGCAGCGGCAAGACGATCATCGCGGCGCTTGCGGCGGCACAGGCCATCGACGCCGGTTTTCAGGCGGCGATCATGGCGCCGACGGAAATTCTCGCGGAGCAGCATCTGCGCAAGCTCTCGGCGTGGCTCACGCCGCTGGGCGTGCAAGTGGCGTGGCTCGCGGGCAGCATGAAGGTGAAGGAAAAGCGCGAAGCGCTTGCGCGCGTGGCCAGCGGCGAAGCGCAACTGATCATCGGCACGCACGCCATCATTCAGGACACGGTCACGTTCGCCCGTCTGGGCATGGCGGTCGTGGACGAGCAGCATCGCTTCGGCGTGGCGCAGCGTCTCGCGCTGCGCAGCAAGATGCAGACGGCGGGCATGGGGCCGGAGGCGATGCCGCATCAGTTGATGATGAGCGCCACGCCGATTCCGCGCACGCTCGCGATGACGTACTACGCCGATCTCGACGTCTCCGTCATCGACGAACTGCCCCCGGGGCGCAGTCCGGTCGTGACGAAGCTGATCAGCGACACGCGGCGTCCGGAAGTGATCGACCGCGTGCGCGCAGCGGCGCTCGCCGGGCGGCAGGTGTACTGGGTGTGCCCGCTGATCGAGGAGAGCGAAGCGCTGCAATTGCAGACCGCCGTCGATACGCACGCGCAATTGGTTGCGGCGTTGCCGGAGCTGCGTGTCGGTCTCGTGCACGGGCGTTTGTCGCCGGCCGAGAAAGCTGCGGTGATGGAGGACTTCACGCGCGGCGACACGCATCTTCTCGTCGCGACGACGGTGATCGAAGTCGGCGTGGACGTCCCCAACGCATCGCTGATGGTGATCGAACACGCCGAGCGCTTCGGTCTCGCGCAGTTGCACCAATTGCGCGGACGTGTGGGGCGTGGCTCGGCCGAGTCCGTCTGCCTGCTGATGTACGCCTCGCCGTTGTCGATCGGTGCGAAGGCCCGCTTGCAGACGATGCGCGAGACCACCGACGGCTTTGTCATCGCGCGCCGCGATCTCGAGATCCGTGGCCCAGGCGAGTTTCTGGGGGCGCGCCAGTCGGGCGCGGCCATGCTGCGATTCGTTGATCTGAACGAAGACGCCTGGCTGATCCCGGGCGCGCAAGACGCTGCCCAGGCGTTGCTCAAGTCGCACCCGGGCGCGGTAGCCGCGCATCTGGAGCGATGGCTCGGGGCGCGGGAAGACTATCTGAAAGCCTGA
- a CDS encoding LysR substrate-binding domain-containing protein, which produces MTLTELKYIVAVARERHFGRAAEACFVSQPTLSVAIKKLEDELNVQIFERGAAEVSVTPLGEQIVAQAQRVLEQTIAIKEIAKQGRDPLAGPLRLGVIYTIGPYLLPALVKQMIETTPQMPLMLQENYTLKLIELLKQGEIDAAIMALPFPESGLMVRPLYDEPFVVALPRSHPWAGREQIDAGDLKQETMLLLGSGHCFRDHVLGVCPELMRFSQNADGIQKTFEGSSLETIRHMVASGVGITVLPKTSVPETQAPDSLLSYVPFSAPVPDRRVVLAWRKSFTRLPAIEAVAQAIARCDLPGVIPLDLPATSN; this is translated from the coding sequence ATGACCCTCACGGAACTCAAGTACATCGTGGCGGTGGCGCGGGAGCGCCATTTCGGTCGCGCGGCGGAAGCCTGTTTCGTCAGCCAGCCGACGCTATCGGTGGCCATCAAGAAGCTTGAAGACGAGCTGAACGTACAAATTTTCGAGCGCGGCGCCGCCGAAGTCAGCGTGACGCCCCTCGGCGAGCAGATCGTCGCTCAGGCGCAGCGAGTGCTCGAACAGACCATCGCCATCAAGGAAATCGCCAAGCAGGGCCGCGATCCGCTCGCCGGACCGCTGCGGCTTGGCGTGATTTACACCATCGGGCCGTATCTGCTGCCGGCGCTCGTCAAACAGATGATCGAGACCACGCCGCAGATGCCGCTGATGCTGCAAGAGAACTACACGCTCAAGCTCATCGAGTTGCTCAAGCAAGGCGAGATCGATGCGGCCATCATGGCGCTGCCGTTCCCGGAGAGCGGGCTGATGGTGCGTCCGCTGTACGACGAGCCGTTTGTCGTGGCGCTCCCGCGCTCGCACCCGTGGGCCGGTCGCGAGCAAATCGACGCCGGCGATCTGAAGCAGGAAACGATGTTGCTGCTCGGCAGCGGCCACTGCTTCCGCGATCACGTGCTCGGCGTGTGCCCGGAGTTGATGCGCTTCTCGCAAAATGCGGACGGCATTCAGAAGACTTTCGAAGGCTCGTCGCTCGAAACGATTCGCCACATGGTCGCCAGCGGCGTGGGCATTACCGTGTTGCCGAAGACCTCGGTCCCCGAGACGCAGGCGCCGGACAGCCTGTTGAGCTACGTGCCGTTCTCGGCGCCGGTGCCCGACCGCCGTGTGGTGCTGGCCTGGCGCAAAAGCTTCACGCGGCTGCCCGCCATCGAAGCCGTTGCGCAGGCCATCGCCCGATGCGATCTGCCGGGCGTGATTCCGCTCGATCTGCCCGCCACCTCCAACTGA
- a CDS encoding catalase codes for MSDSKKLTTAAGAPVTDNQNTLTAGPRGPALLQDVWLIEKLAHFDREVIPERRVHAKGSGAFGKLTITHDITKYTRARVFESVGKETPVFLRFSTVAGERGAADAERDVRGFALKFYTDEGNWDLVGNNTPVFFIRDPLKFPDFIHTQKRDPKTNMRSPTAAWDFWSRSPESLHQITILMSDRGIPKNLRQQHGFGSHTFSFINAANERFWVKFHFKSMQGIENMTNAQAAQVVGHDRESHQRDLFEAIEAGNFPRWRMQVQVMPEADAATYRFNPFDVTKVWPHGDYPLIDVGVLELNRNPENYFADVEQAAFNPGNVVPGIGFSPDRLLQGRLFSYGDTQRYRLGVNHSAIPVNAPKCPFHNSFHRDGAMRVDGNLGSAPNYEPNRYGAFAEQPAYRDPQLAVGAVADRFDHRDDDDYYSQPRALFRLFDDAQKARLFGNIAASMQGVPDDVADRQIGHFAKIDPAYAQGVIAARRALAE; via the coding sequence ATGTCCGACTCGAAGAAACTCACCACCGCCGCCGGTGCGCCGGTTACCGACAACCAGAACACGCTCACGGCAGGTCCGCGGGGGCCGGCGCTGTTGCAGGACGTCTGGCTGATCGAGAAGCTCGCCCACTTCGACCGCGAAGTGATCCCGGAGCGCCGCGTGCACGCGAAAGGCTCGGGCGCGTTCGGCAAACTCACCATCACCCACGACATCACGAAGTACACCCGCGCCCGTGTGTTCGAGTCCGTGGGCAAGGAAACGCCGGTGTTTCTGCGCTTCTCGACGGTGGCCGGAGAGCGCGGCGCTGCCGACGCCGAGCGCGACGTGCGCGGCTTCGCCCTGAAGTTCTACACGGATGAGGGCAACTGGGACCTCGTTGGCAACAATACGCCGGTGTTTTTTATTCGCGACCCGCTCAAGTTTCCCGACTTCATCCACACGCAAAAGCGCGATCCGAAGACCAACATGCGCAGCCCCACCGCGGCGTGGGACTTCTGGTCGCGTTCGCCCGAATCGCTGCACCAGATCACGATCCTCATGAGCGATCGCGGAATTCCGAAGAACCTTCGCCAGCAGCACGGTTTCGGCTCGCATACGTTCAGTTTCATCAACGCCGCCAACGAGCGCTTCTGGGTGAAATTCCACTTCAAGTCGATGCAGGGTATCGAGAACATGACGAACGCGCAGGCAGCGCAGGTCGTCGGTCACGACCGCGAGAGCCATCAGCGCGATTTGTTCGAGGCCATCGAGGCGGGCAACTTTCCGCGCTGGCGCATGCAGGTGCAGGTGATGCCGGAGGCGGATGCCGCCACTTATCGCTTCAATCCGTTCGACGTGACGAAGGTGTGGCCGCACGGCGACTACCCGCTGATCGACGTGGGCGTGCTGGAGCTCAACCGCAATCCGGAGAACTATTTCGCGGACGTGGAACAGGCGGCGTTCAATCCGGGCAATGTGGTGCCGGGCATTGGCTTCTCGCCGGACCGTCTGTTGCAGGGACGCCTGTTCTCGTACGGCGACACGCAGCGTTACCGCCTTGGCGTGAATCACAGCGCGATTCCGGTCAACGCACCGAAGTGCCCGTTCCACAACAGTTTCCATCGTGACGGTGCGATGCGCGTGGACGGCAACCTCGGCAGCGCGCCGAACTACGAGCCGAACCGCTACGGCGCGTTTGCGGAGCAGCCTGCGTATCGCGATCCGCAACTGGCGGTAGGCGCCGTGGCTGACCGTTTCGATCATCGCGACGACGATGACTATTACTCGCAGCCGCGCGCGCTCTTCCGCCTGTTCGACGATGCCCAGAAGGCGCGCCTGTTCGGCAACATCGCCGCGTCGATGCAAGGGGTGCCCGACGACGTGGCCGATCGTCAGATCGGTCACTTCGCGAAAATCGATCCGGCGTATGCGCAGGGCGTAATTGCCGCTCGCCGGGCGCTGGCGGAGTAA
- a CDS encoding thiamine phosphate synthase has translation MPIRPAGTSRASAVDHDASLHGQPLPRQLLVTPDVASRTQIAAFASQLAQALARGTRLVQLRNRSLDADGYRALAESALALTHAAGAQLILNPPHDVADRWLDVTGGALAATVPQADGWHLTSERLMACDTRPAHWRLVSAACHDAAQLAQATRLGLDFVTLSPVLATTTHPDAPPLGWPAFTALAEQTSVPVFALGGMRAETLSTARNAGAYGIGAIRAFWPAA, from the coding sequence ATGCCCATACGTCCTGCCGGAACGTCGCGCGCGAGTGCCGTCGATCACGACGCTTCGCTCCACGGCCAGCCCCTGCCACGCCAGCTTCTGGTCACCCCGGACGTCGCATCGCGCACGCAAATCGCCGCGTTCGCTTCGCAACTGGCGCAGGCGCTCGCCCGCGGCACCCGTCTGGTGCAGCTTCGCAATCGCTCGCTCGATGCGGACGGCTACCGGGCGCTGGCCGAAAGCGCGCTGGCACTCACGCACGCCGCTGGTGCGCAGCTCATCCTCAACCCCCCGCACGACGTTGCGGATCGCTGGCTGGATGTCACCGGCGGCGCCCTCGCCGCAACGGTGCCGCAAGCAGACGGCTGGCACCTGACCAGCGAACGTCTGATGGCCTGCGACACGCGTCCCGCGCATTGGCGTCTCGTGAGCGCCGCCTGTCACGACGCCGCACAACTCGCACAGGCCACGCGCCTCGGTCTCGACTTCGTGACCCTGTCGCCGGTGCTCGCCACGACAACCCATCCCGACGCCCCGCCGCTCGGCTGGCCGGCGTTCACCGCGCTCGCCGAGCAAACGTCCGTGCCGGTGTTTGCGCTCGGCGGCATGCGCGCCGAGACACTTTCCACCGCGCGCAATGCGGGCGCTTACGGCATCGGCGCGATTCGCGCCTTCTGGCCTGCGGCCTGA
- a CDS encoding Dps family protein, whose amino-acid sequence MAKQHQASHVASVNIGISDKDRKRIVEGLSRLLADTYTLYLKTHNFHWNVTGPMFNTLHLMFEGQYNELAAAVDQIAERIRALGYPAPGTYKEFAKLSSIPEAEGVPAAEDMIRQLVEAQEAVTRTARAIFPVVDAASDEPTADLLTQRMQIHEKNAWMLRSLLA is encoded by the coding sequence ATGGCAAAGCAACATCAGGCAAGCCACGTCGCGAGCGTGAATATCGGCATCAGCGACAAGGATCGCAAGCGTATCGTGGAGGGACTGAGCCGTCTCTTGGCGGACACCTACACGCTGTATCTGAAGACCCACAATTTCCACTGGAACGTGACCGGTCCCATGTTCAACACGCTGCATCTGATGTTCGAAGGGCAGTACAACGAACTTGCCGCGGCGGTGGACCAGATCGCCGAACGCATTCGTGCGCTCGGTTACCCGGCGCCGGGCACTTACAAGGAATTCGCGAAGCTGTCGTCGATTCCCGAAGCCGAGGGCGTGCCGGCGGCCGAAGACATGATCCGTCAGCTGGTCGAGGCGCAGGAGGCCGTGACGCGAACGGCACGCGCGATCTTCCCGGTCGTGGACGCCGCCTCGGACGAACCGACCGCCGACCTGCTCACGCAGCGCATGCAGATCCATGAAAAAAATGCCTGGATGCTGCGCAGCCTGCTCGCATGA
- a CDS encoding YdcF family protein: MPFDWLTRNLLVSLFLPPANVLVLAGLAFVFWRRCPRIGRTLAVVAVLGLWAQAMPWVGQQLSRPLEVGNAVDPKTLDVAPRVPGRASTRAQAVVILGGGASFGAPEFGREKDVDLSDATLGRVRYGAFLARHAQLPVLVSGGSPSGRTAEAPIMAQVVTEEFGVPVRWVEGQSLNTAQNAIFSARMLTNVGVSRVYLVTSAWHMRRAREQFERAGLTVIPAPCCHANTLEPDAVPGWWPTLDGMRATRAALREWMALSVGH; the protein is encoded by the coding sequence ATGCCTTTCGACTGGCTCACCCGAAACCTCCTTGTCAGCCTGTTTCTGCCGCCGGCCAATGTGCTGGTGCTCGCAGGGCTGGCGTTCGTCTTCTGGCGGCGCTGTCCTCGCATCGGTCGCACGCTGGCAGTCGTTGCCGTGCTGGGCCTGTGGGCGCAGGCGATGCCATGGGTCGGCCAACAGCTTTCGCGTCCGCTCGAAGTCGGCAACGCTGTCGATCCGAAGACCCTCGACGTTGCGCCGCGGGTGCCCGGCAGGGCCTCCACGCGCGCGCAGGCCGTCGTGATACTGGGTGGCGGCGCCAGCTTCGGTGCACCGGAGTTCGGACGCGAGAAGGACGTGGATCTGAGCGACGCCACGCTGGGCCGGGTACGCTATGGGGCGTTTCTGGCGCGTCACGCGCAGTTGCCGGTGCTGGTCTCCGGCGGTAGTCCGAGCGGCCGCACGGCAGAGGCGCCGATCATGGCGCAGGTGGTGACCGAGGAGTTCGGCGTACCGGTACGCTGGGTCGAGGGACAATCGTTGAACACGGCGCAAAACGCCATTTTCAGTGCGCGCATGCTGACCAACGTCGGCGTGTCGCGTGTCTATCTGGTCACGAGCGCCTGGCACATGCGCCGCGCTCGGGAACAGTTCGAGCGCGCCGGCCTGACGGTGATACCCGCACCGTGCTGCCACGCCAACACGCTCGAACCGGACGCCGTTCCCGGCTGGTGGCCCACCCTCGACGGCATGCGCGCGACCCGTGCGGCGCTGCGCGAGTGGATGGCGTTGAGCGTGGGACATTGA
- a CDS encoding GlcG/HbpS family heme-binding protein codes for MKTKAVLSAEDVQKINAAAVAEATSNGWNVCITIVDDGGHALSLHRMDGAAPSTAMMSLGKAQTSAVGRRESGAFEEMINGGRYAFLSAPNTAMLEGGVPIVVDGNVIGAVGVSGVKSAQDAQIARAGIAAVTGA; via the coding sequence ATGAAGACGAAAGCTGTCCTGAGTGCCGAAGACGTGCAGAAGATCAACGCCGCCGCTGTGGCGGAAGCCACCTCGAACGGCTGGAACGTGTGCATCACCATCGTCGACGATGGAGGGCACGCCCTGTCGCTGCATCGTATGGACGGCGCTGCCCCCAGCACGGCCATGATGTCGTTGGGCAAGGCGCAGACCTCGGCCGTCGGCCGTCGCGAGAGCGGTGCCTTCGAAGAGATGATCAATGGTGGCCGCTATGCGTTCCTGAGCGCACCGAACACCGCCATGCTCGAAGGTGGCGTGCCCATCGTCGTTGACGGCAATGTGATCGGTGCGGTCGGCGTGTCGGGCGTGAAGTCGGCACAAGATGCGCAGATCGCCCGTGCAGGCATCGCCGCTGTGACCGGCGCGTAA
- the hemP gene encoding hemin uptake protein HemP, with protein sequence MTASHPPARQTTPATAPRRTLSVSRTQVAIPAAEKPVSPANGRVLTSDHLFQGTQCLNILHNGQTYQLRVTRYGKLILTK encoded by the coding sequence ATGACCGCAAGCCACCCCCCTGCCCGCCAGACCACGCCTGCCACCGCACCGCGCCGGACCCTTTCGGTGTCGCGCACGCAAGTGGCAATCCCGGCGGCAGAGAAGCCGGTCAGCCCGGCCAATGGCCGCGTGCTGACGAGCGATCACCTGTTCCAGGGCACGCAGTGCTTGAACATCCTGCACAACGGGCAGACTTATCAGTTGCGCGTCACGCGTTACGGCAAGCTGATCCTGACGAAGTAA
- a CDS encoding SRPBCC family protein, protein MQYEHLIEVNDLLNPLALALTRDQLWRGLVLRAEQPEAFVLGLDECVMHERTETTLNRELRFGQTVVLDRVVFEAQQSVRYETAATDAHAGGTLTMRIEEPNPTHYFVRFTYSTTLPEDAATADTRYSEFVKSAYREADIDTVRRIRELAEQGELG, encoded by the coding sequence TTGCAGTACGAACACCTGATCGAGGTCAACGACCTCCTGAACCCACTGGCCCTCGCGCTCACGCGCGATCAATTGTGGCGTGGCCTCGTGCTGCGCGCCGAGCAGCCGGAGGCTTTCGTGCTGGGGCTCGATGAGTGCGTCATGCACGAGCGCACCGAAACGACGCTCAACCGCGAGTTGCGCTTCGGGCAGACGGTGGTGCTCGACCGCGTCGTTTTCGAAGCTCAGCAGTCCGTGCGCTATGAGACGGCAGCCACCGACGCTCACGCCGGTGGCACCCTTACCATGCGTATCGAGGAACCGAATCCGACGCATTATTTCGTACGATTCACATACAGCACGACGCTGCCGGAAGATGCCGCGACTGCCGACACCCGCTATAGCGAGTTTGTGAAATCGGCTTACCGCGAAGCCGACATCGACACCGTTCGCCGGATCCGCGAGCTTGCCGAACAAGGCGAACTCGGCTGA
- a CDS encoding OsmC family protein — protein MAAEAIVTAHLGAAGYTTHLSDGKHEWIADEPELLGGGDLGPAPSALLLSSLGACTSITLHMYARRKEWPLKDVKVTLAMNPDGKPPAGTTQITRKIELAGDLSEEQRQRLLEIANACPIHKVLSGTVAIESSLVE, from the coding sequence ATGGCCGCAGAAGCGATTGTCACCGCCCACCTGGGCGCCGCCGGATATACCACCCATCTATCGGACGGAAAGCATGAATGGATCGCGGACGAACCCGAATTGCTCGGCGGCGGTGACTTGGGTCCCGCGCCGTCGGCGCTACTGCTGTCGAGTCTGGGGGCGTGTACGTCGATCACGCTGCATATGTATGCGCGGCGCAAAGAGTGGCCGCTCAAGGACGTGAAGGTGACGCTCGCGATGAACCCCGATGGCAAGCCCCCCGCGGGGACCACGCAGATTACGCGCAAGATCGAACTGGCCGGTGATTTGTCGGAGGAACAACGCCAGCGCCTCTTGGAAATCGCGAACGCGTGCCCAATTCACAAGGTGTTGTCGGGCACCGTCGCCATCGAGAGTTCGCTTGTCGAATAA